From Heteronotia binoei isolate CCM8104 ecotype False Entrance Well chromosome 17, APGP_CSIRO_Hbin_v1, whole genome shotgun sequence, one genomic window encodes:
- the S100PBP gene encoding S100P-binding protein translates to MASRYIHSSRSGLYHELKITISNDLVSRSKRPFDDFQEGEQALQPDVKKQRCSSPFLSQKTSLASTVPSSPSNGIAGSYSLISNGDVSDLDELLEFTDGESPDSPFSVTLEEEERLLADDPEIDTSDILLGVSVKKVGSEFAEVSLQVTQQQSVPKTPNVSPEPLPLTGLSVPSSSGLPHSSAPANPGIGSNTNVDSQNQTSLSWGPDGLGLQDVTSVETGNQKRDSGSGIMEKEATQTVEEESPVVSQLMAKCEFASVVTDRPSEGQTFIDQSEVGGESASDPPCEAQGESNSAIEGATEHPVIAPNEDRVEDPGPEEPEKPSPEESEDPGPDDSRRRRICIPEELLQWRKEKYVESVLAHAQHRNIIAPVNELRELMRTVASEYQSQEPNYRHPTDLTVRNYAQRANRKIQKCTLENWVNQNERHFRRFEGIPDKFKRSPIPSR, encoded by the exons ATGGCAAGCAGGTATATCCACTCCAGCCGTTCTGGGCTCTATCATGAACTTAAAATCACTATTTCAAATGATTTAGTTTCCAGGAGCAAGAGGCCCTTTGACGACTTTCAAGAGGGGGAACAAGCCTTGCAACCAGATGTTAAGAAACAGCGATGCAGCTCACCCTTCCTGTCTCAAAAGACATCTCTGGCATCTACAGTTCCTTCATCTCCAAGCAACGGAATAGCAGGTTCTTATTCCCTGATCTCCAATGGAGATGTCAGCGACCTAGATGAGTTACTGGAATTCACTGATGGGGAGTCCCCTGACTCCCCCTTCAGTGTTACCCTTGAAGAGGAGGAAAGACTTTTGGCCGATGATCCAGAGATAGACACAAGTGACATATTATTAGGGGTTAGTGTAAAAAAGGTGGGCAGTGAATTTGCTGAGGTTTCCCTTCAAGTCACTCAGCAGCAGAGTGTTCCTAAGACCCCAAATGTGAGTCCAGAGCCTCTCCCTCTGACTGGCCTTTCAGTTCCCTCTAGCAGTGGTCTTCCTCACAGCAGTGCCCCTGCAAATCCAGGGATAGGAAGCAACACGAATGTAGATTCTCAAAACCAAACAAGTCTAAGTTGGGGTCCAGATGGGCTTGGGCTTCAAGATGTCACATCAGTTGAGACAGGGAATCAGAAAAGGGATAGTGGATCTGGGATAATGGAAAAGGAAGCTACTCAGACTGTAGAAGAAGAGTCACCAGTTGTGAGCCAGTTAATGGCCAAGTGTGAATTTGCTAGTGTGGTGACCGACAGGCCCTCTGAGGGACAGACTTTCATAGATCAAAGTGAGGTAGGAGGAGAGAGTGCAAGTGACCCACCGTGTGAGGCTCAGGGAGAATCAAACTCTGCCATAGAGGGTGCAACAGAACATCCTGTCATTGCCCCCAATGAGGATCGTGTAGAAGACCCCGGCCCCGAAGAGCCTGAAAAGCCCAGCCCGGAAGAATCTGAAGACCCTGGTCCTGATGATTCCAGGAG ACGGCGAATATGCATCCCAGAGGAACTCCTCCAGTGGAGGAAGGAGAAATATGTTGAAAGTGTACTTGCCCACGCTCAACACAGAAACATTATAg CCCCTGTTAATGAACTGCGAGAGCTGATGAGGACAGTCGCTTCAGAATACCAGTCCCAGGAGCCCAACTACAGGCACCCAACAGACTTGACTGTGAG GAACTATGCCCAGCGAGCTAACCGAAAGATCCAGAAGTGCACTCTTGAAAATTGGGTGAACCAGAACGAGCGCCATTTCCGTCGTTTTGAGGGCATCCCTGACAAGTTCAAACGCAGCCCTATCCCAAGCCGTTAG